A single Sulfolobales archaeon DNA region contains:
- a CDS encoding HesA/MoeB/ThiF family protein has product MEDLYIEMYSRQILVEGIGVKGQSILRRSRVAIIGAGATGSAIAEMLARAGIGFLRIVDRDVVDLSNIPRCHLFEYSDYIERKPKASAVAEKLSRISPYIAVEPLTINVDSDNVVDIIRDVDLVIDALDNLETKHLLNEASVMYGKPYIYVGVEGTYGMVLPVIPGKTLCLRCIVRDYVDANRGCDVIGTHIVAVTMVSTIAASLAIKMLLGRPIENYLYYIDASALEIAKLKVKRDPSCPVCSLKRFEMLGKRREGREIAEVCGSPGVYISSPSLLRSLDLSGWSVERRNGVTIYRKGSIEIIAFEKHILLLTRGARDIEEILREARG; this is encoded by the coding sequence TTGGAGGATCTATATATAGAGATGTATTCAAGGCAAATACTGGTTGAGGGGATAGGGGTTAAGGGTCAATCGATCCTCAGGAGATCTAGGGTGGCTATTATAGGTGCAGGGGCAACTGGATCTGCTATTGCCGAGATGCTTGCAAGGGCTGGTATAGGCTTTCTAAGGATTGTTGATAGGGATGTCGTAGATCTATCTAATATCCCTAGATGCCATCTATTCGAGTATAGCGATTATATTGAGAGGAAGCCAAAGGCATCTGCGGTTGCTGAGAAGCTATCTAGAATATCGCCCTACATAGCTGTAGAGCCTTTAACCATTAATGTAGATAGCGATAACGTTGTGGATATTATAAGAGATGTGGATCTTGTTATCGATGCTCTAGATAATCTCGAGACAAAGCACCTGCTTAACGAGGCATCTGTGATGTATGGAAAGCCATATATCTATGTAGGTGTCGAGGGTACATATGGCATGGTTCTCCCAGTAATACCTGGTAAAACCCTTTGTCTAAGATGTATAGTGAGGGACTATGTAGATGCTAATAGGGGGTGCGATGTTATTGGAACACATATAGTGGCTGTCACAATGGTATCTACCATCGCAGCCTCGCTAGCGATTAAGATGCTGCTTGGGAGGCCTATAGAGAACTATCTATATTATATAGATGCCTCAGCACTAGAGATAGCTAAGCTAAAGGTTAAAAGGGATCCGAGCTGCCCTGTATGCTCCCTAAAGAGGTTCGAGATGCTGGGTAAGAGGAGAGAGGGTAGGGAGATAGCTGAGGTATGTGGAAGCCCAGGTGTATATATCTCGTCCCCCTCACTACTGAGATCCCTAGATCTAAGTGGTTGGAGTGTTGAGAGAAGAAATGGGGTTACAATATATAGAAAGGGATCTATAGAGATCATAGCTTTTGAGAAGCACATATTGCTACTGACTAGGGGGGCTAGAGATATAGAGGAGATTCTGAGGGAAGCTAGGGGCTGA
- the alaXM gene encoding alanyl-tRNA editing protein AlaXM, producing the protein MPTHHIYRDDSYVREFRARIISITSNGVLLDQTAFHPESGGVATDTGYLEVGGRRYRVLKAIHDRENDDVYHVLDSYEGLSPGLELFGVIDWDRRYRLMRLHTAAHIISAIMYRDYGALITGGQVEPEYARDDFSIERFDRQIFEDVIRKANEVVRSAIDLKIYYMPRDEALKIPGITKLAEKMPPSYRVLRIVEIPGIDIQADGGPHVRNTREVGEIRLLKVENRGKNKKRIYYTVD; encoded by the coding sequence ATGCCTACTCATCATATATATAGGGATGATTCATATGTTAGGGAGTTCAGGGCGAGAATTATTTCTATAACTAGCAATGGCGTTCTTCTAGATCAAACAGCTTTTCATCCTGAGAGCGGCGGTGTTGCAACTGATACAGGGTATCTGGAGGTTGGTGGAAGGAGGTATAGGGTTTTAAAGGCGATCCATGATAGGGAGAATGATGATGTATATCACGTGCTGGATAGCTATGAGGGTCTCTCGCCTGGTCTAGAGCTTTTCGGGGTTATTGATTGGGATAGGAGGTATAGGCTTATGAGGCTTCATACTGCTGCGCATATAATATCTGCTATAATGTATAGGGACTATGGAGCCCTCATAACTGGGGGTCAGGTTGAGCCTGAATATGCTAGGGATGACTTCTCTATAGAGAGATTCGATAGACAGATCTTTGAGGATGTGATTAGAAAGGCTAATGAGGTTGTGAGATCTGCTATCGATCTTAAGATATACTATATGCCACGTGATGAGGCCCTCAAGATACCGGGGATAACCAAGCTTGCTGAGAAGATGCCTCCAAGCTATAGAGTCCTAAGGATCGTCGAGATACCGGGGATAGATATCCAGGCAGATGGAGGCCCCCATGTAAGGAATACGAGAGAGGTTGGAGAGATAAGGCTTCTCAAAGTAGAGAATAGGGGGAAGAATAAGAAGAGGATCTACTATACAGTAGACTAA